In Pedobacter sp. SL55, the following proteins share a genomic window:
- a CDS encoding tetratricopeptide repeat protein: MKSPRTTQIVIIAGIVLLVGFLFSQDIKGLVKPKEDAASAMPTEAQAPVLSLLEASATAKNLISNAAAKEFTSLETAYQKASGEEKISQAKVLAQKWDDLEQAIPSALYLEEAANAQSSLENWVKAGDRFLKAFDNTQDSIAKPIMLQKANHAFGEAIAIDSTNLDAKTGMGVVIVNGAGAPMEGIAMLLDVVKKDPKNFKANMNLGMFAIKSGQFDKAITRFEDIIKNIKATPDSYFYLATAYENLGKNKEAIDAYLQSKKLAANPTLSSFIDKKVAELKK, encoded by the coding sequence ATGAAAAGCCCACGCACAACACAAATTGTAATTATTGCAGGCATTGTATTGCTTGTGGGCTTTTTATTTAGCCAAGATATCAAGGGTTTGGTAAAGCCCAAAGAAGATGCTGCATCGGCTATGCCAACTGAGGCGCAAGCTCCGGTTTTAAGCTTGTTAGAGGCTTCTGCCACTGCAAAAAACCTAATTAGTAATGCAGCAGCTAAAGAGTTTACTTCGCTAGAAACGGCTTATCAGAAAGCTTCTGGAGAAGAAAAAATAAGCCAAGCCAAGGTTTTGGCCCAAAAATGGGATGATTTAGAGCAAGCTATTCCAAGCGCACTCTATTTAGAAGAAGCTGCAAATGCGCAATCTTCATTAGAGAACTGGGTTAAAGCTGGCGACCGTTTTTTAAAAGCTTTTGATAATACACAAGATAGCATTGCTAAACCAATCATGCTTCAGAAAGCAAACCATGCTTTTGGCGAAGCTATTGCAATAGACTCTACCAACTTAGATGCTAAGACGGGGATGGGAGTGGTAATTGTAAATGGTGCAGGTGCGCCAATGGAAGGTATCGCAATGCTTTTAGATGTGGTAAAGAAAGACCCTAAAAATTTTAAGGCAAATATGAATTTAGGCATGTTCGCAATTAAATCTGGTCAGTTCGACAAAGCGATTACTCGTTTTGAAGATATTATCAAAAACATAAAGGCAACACCAGATAGCTACTTCTATTTAGCAACAGCCTACGAGAATTTAGGCAAAAACAAAGAGGCTATAGACGCTTATTTGCAAAGTAAGAAACTAGCGGCAAATCCAACTTTATCTAGTTTTATAGATAAAAAGGTAGCCGAGTTGAAAAAATAA
- a CDS encoding HU family DNA-binding protein, which produces MTKADIIAEISTKTGIEKVDVQETVEAFFKVIKNNMIAGENVYVRGFGSFVVKKRAQKTARNISKNTAIIIPEHFVPSFKPAKVFVDKVKNNTKKAKAEA; this is translated from the coding sequence ATGACTAAGGCAGATATTATTGCTGAAATATCAACAAAGACAGGGATTGAGAAAGTTGACGTTCAAGAAACAGTAGAGGCATTTTTTAAGGTAATCAAAAACAACATGATTGCTGGAGAAAATGTTTACGTAAGAGGTTTTGGCAGTTTTGTAGTGAAGAAAAGAGCTCAAAAAACTGCGAGAAATATCTCTAAAAATACAGCTATTATTATTCCAGAGCATTTTGTTCCTAGCTTTAAGCCAGCAAAAGTATTTGTTGATAAAGTTAAAAACAATACTAAAAAAGCTAAAGCTGAAGCTTAA
- the mutY gene encoding A/G-specific adenine glycosylase — protein MSFQSEIVKWYLKNKRELPWRDTTDPYVIWLSEIILQQTRVEQGKPYFLKFLAHYPTVKDFANAAEEQVLKLWQGLGYYSRGRNMLFTARYVVEHYGGVFPTSYDELVKLKGVGSYTAAAISSFSSNERKAVVDGNVYRVLARYFGIEEPINSNAGQKMFANLAQELIADQEPSVYNQAMMEFGALQCKPKSPLCAQCPIRLGCYAYKHKKVDLLPIKLKKVKIRKRWFNYFVGITNNEILTKQRIPGDVWQHLYDFPLIETQGEASLSDADFLVKTQELFGKQLELKVLESKKHILTHQIIYVQFFAIDNYIVNFNLHTEIKSVKINVFKQLPHPKIIGDFVEKHID, from the coding sequence ATGTCTTTTCAATCGGAAATAGTTAAGTGGTACCTTAAAAACAAGAGAGAATTGCCTTGGAGGGATACCACAGACCCTTATGTGATTTGGCTTTCTGAAATTATTTTACAACAAACAAGAGTAGAACAGGGAAAACCCTATTTCCTTAAGTTTTTAGCGCACTACCCTACTGTAAAAGATTTTGCTAATGCCGCCGAAGAACAAGTTTTAAAACTTTGGCAAGGCTTGGGCTATTACTCTAGAGGCAGAAACATGTTGTTTACCGCCCGTTATGTTGTAGAACATTATGGGGGCGTTTTTCCTACAAGCTACGATGAACTGGTAAAATTAAAGGGTGTTGGAAGCTATACCGCAGCAGCTATCTCTTCTTTTTCTAGTAACGAAAGGAAAGCAGTGGTTGATGGAAATGTATACCGCGTTTTGGCCAGATATTTTGGTATCGAAGAGCCTATCAATTCAAACGCAGGCCAAAAAATGTTTGCCAATTTAGCCCAAGAACTTATTGCCGACCAAGAGCCTTCTGTTTATAACCAAGCTATGATGGAATTTGGCGCACTACAATGCAAGCCAAAATCTCCACTTTGTGCCCAATGCCCAATACGGCTAGGTTGTTACGCTTATAAACATAAAAAGGTAGATCTGCTTCCAATTAAGCTAAAGAAAGTAAAAATCAGAAAAAGGTGGTTTAATTATTTTGTAGGCATTACCAATAATGAAATTTTAACCAAACAAAGAATACCCGGCGATGTTTGGCAGCACCTATACGATTTCCCTTTAATTGAAACACAAGGAGAGGCTTCACTTTCGGATGCTGATTTTTTGGTTAAAACCCAAGAATTATTTGGCAAACAGTTAGAGCTAAAGGTTTTAGAAAGCAAAAAACACATCCTTACCCACCAAATAATATATGTTCAATTTTTTGCAATAGATAATTATATTGTTAACTTTAATTTACACACCGAAATTAAATCGGTTAAAATTAACGTTTTTAAACAATTACCTCATCCCAAAATTATTGGCGATTTTGTAGAAAAGCATATAGACTAA
- a CDS encoding single-stranded DNA-binding protein: MSGINKVILVGHLGKDPEVRHLEGGVTVASFPLATSETFNKDGKRVEQTEWHNIVLWRGLAEVASKYLQKGKLVYIEGKLRTRSFEDKEKVKKYVTEIVAENFTMLGRKSDFEPVSSSGAITSHNKIEDDFSTSIDQSGDLPF; encoded by the coding sequence ATGTCAGGTATTAACAAAGTAATCTTAGTGGGCCACTTGGGCAAAGACCCCGAAGTTAGGCATTTAGAAGGTGGAGTTACCGTTGCGAGTTTTCCTTTAGCCACCTCAGAGACATTTAACAAAGACGGAAAAAGGGTTGAACAAACCGAGTGGCATAACATTGTATTGTGGAGGGGCTTGGCCGAAGTAGCTTCTAAATATCTTCAGAAAGGCAAATTGGTGTACATAGAAGGAAAGCTGAGAACCCGTTCTTTTGAAGATAAAGAGAAAGTAAAAAAATATGTTACCGAGATTGTTGCCGAGAATTTTACCATGCTGGGCAGAAAAAGCGATTTCGAGCCTGTTAGCTCTAGTGGCGCAATAACATCACACAATAAAATTGAAGACGATTTTTCGACATCTATTGACCAGTCGGGAGATTTACCTTTTTAG